A portion of the uncultured Bacteroides sp. genome contains these proteins:
- a CDS encoding glycoside hydrolase family 3 C-terminal domain-containing protein produces the protein MKRINVFLLICYVSGQLFAQRTPTVLPQLGKNKIEEVVAAMSLEEKIELVMGLGDATWTNPPEGNKTVIVNGIAGRTWDIPRLGIPPTVMADGPAGLRIDPLLQDASLPRYCTAFPAATSLASTWNTMLVEKVGKAMGNEVLEYGCDVLLSPAMNIQRNPLAGRNFEYYSEDPYISGKMGASMVRGLQSNGIGASVKHFVANNQETNRKSINEIISQRALREIYLRGFEITIKESEPWTVMSSYNRVNGFHTAENRELLTTILRDEWGYKGLVTTDWWSGTDATSQMYAGNDLLMPGCYQREELMQAVADRRLDEKTLNRNVTRILEYIMKTPRYKGYRFSNRPDLAAHALVAQQAAEEGMVLLKNDNHSLPLSKNRRVALFGKTSYNFIAGGTGSGEVNYEHAVSLQEGLENNGFSIVKPLEKFYVHFIDSVRNRETKDKKHVLDFMDEVALSKDEIREQVAKSDLAIITIGRSAGEGWDRKEQDYFLLSAIERKMIKEISEVYHKAGKKVIVVLNIGGVMETASWKEYPDAILLAWQSGQQGGAALADILKGTVNPSGKLPVTFPLHYSDVPSATTFPGEPLDNPINSFYNEGIYVGYRYYDSFNVKPSYEFGYGLSYTDFQYSNMKLTFDASTLTVKAEVTIKNIGKRAGKEIVQAYLSAPSDKIEKPMQELKGFVKTKLLKSGESEMVVFELDARLLASYWSGISSWIADAGIYQLSLGSSSRDIRAQSLFTLGESKLVEKTNYVLQPNYMVKEFSIKDKKLEK, from the coding sequence ATGAAAAGAATAAATGTGTTTTTATTGATATGTTACGTTTCAGGGCAACTTTTTGCACAGCGAACACCGACTGTTTTGCCGCAATTGGGTAAGAATAAAATAGAAGAAGTGGTTGCTGCTATGTCACTGGAAGAAAAAATAGAGTTGGTCATGGGGTTGGGAGACGCTACCTGGACAAATCCGCCCGAAGGAAATAAAACAGTAATTGTAAACGGAATTGCAGGCCGAACATGGGATATACCGCGTTTGGGAATTCCTCCGACTGTTATGGCCGACGGCCCTGCAGGGCTTCGTATTGATCCTTTGCTTCAGGACGCTTCTTTACCACGTTACTGTACGGCATTTCCTGCTGCCACTAGCCTGGCTTCCACTTGGAACACTATGCTGGTGGAGAAGGTAGGCAAGGCGATGGGAAATGAGGTGCTTGAATATGGGTGTGATGTATTACTCTCGCCTGCTATGAACATTCAGCGAAATCCACTGGCCGGAAGAAATTTTGAGTATTATTCCGAAGATCCGTATATCAGCGGCAAGATGGGAGCCTCAATGGTACGGGGACTGCAATCGAACGGTATAGGGGCGTCGGTGAAACACTTTGTAGCTAATAATCAAGAGACAAATCGTAAATCAATTAATGAGATAATCAGCCAACGAGCTCTGCGCGAAATCTACTTACGAGGTTTTGAAATCACTATTAAAGAATCAGAACCGTGGACGGTGATGTCTTCTTATAACAGAGTCAATGGTTTTCATACGGCAGAGAATCGTGAACTTCTAACGACCATTCTACGAGATGAATGGGGGTACAAAGGGCTTGTGACTACCGATTGGTGGAGCGGAACTGACGCGACTTCTCAGATGTATGCCGGTAATGATTTGTTGATGCCAGGATGTTATCAAAGGGAAGAATTGATGCAGGCTGTTGCAGATCGTCGTCTGGATGAAAAGACGTTGAACAGAAACGTAACCCGTATTTTGGAGTACATTATGAAAACGCCCCGTTACAAGGGTTATCGCTTTTCTAATCGTCCGGATTTGGCTGCCCATGCTTTGGTGGCACAACAGGCTGCTGAAGAAGGGATGGTTCTACTTAAAAATGATAACCATTCATTACCACTCTCTAAAAATAGACGCGTTGCCTTATTTGGAAAAACCTCCTATAACTTTATAGCTGGAGGGACAGGTAGTGGTGAAGTGAATTATGAACATGCTGTGTCGCTTCAGGAAGGTTTGGAAAATAACGGCTTCAGTATCGTAAAACCGCTTGAAAAATTCTATGTTCATTTCATTGATTCAGTGAGAAATAGGGAGACAAAGGATAAAAAACACGTGCTCGATTTTATGGATGAAGTAGCTCTTTCAAAAGATGAGATTAGAGAACAGGTTGCGAAAAGTGATTTGGCTATTATAACCATCGGACGTAGTGCGGGCGAAGGATGGGACAGAAAGGAGCAGGATTATTTTTTACTTTCGGCAATAGAAAGAAAAATGATTAAGGAGATTTCCGAAGTTTATCATAAAGCCGGTAAAAAGGTAATTGTTGTTTTGAATATTGGTGGAGTGATGGAAACAGCAAGTTGGAAAGAGTATCCGGATGCCATACTTCTGGCTTGGCAAAGCGGACAGCAGGGTGGGGCAGCATTGGCTGATATTCTAAAGGGTACAGTCAATCCTTCGGGCAAGCTACCGGTAACTTTTCCTCTTCACTACAGTGATGTTCCTTCTGCTACTACATTTCCCGGAGAGCCACTCGATAATCCTATAAATTCTTTTTATAATGAAGGTATTTATGTGGGTTACCGTTATTATGATTCATTTAATGTGAAGCCTTCTTACGAATTTGGGTACGGACTTTCTTATACGGATTTTCAATATTCAAATATGAAATTGACTTTTGATGCATCTACATTGACGGTAAAGGCTGAAGTAACGATAAAAAATATAGGTAAGAGAGCTGGAAAAGAAATTGTTCAGGCTTATCTTAGCGCTCCATCCGATAAGATAGAGAAGCCTATGCAGGAACTAAAAGGTTTTGTTAAAACAAAATTATTGAAGTCCGGTGAGAGTGAAATGGTTGTGTTTGAACTTGATGCTCGCCTGCTTGCCTCTTATTGGAGTGGCATAAGCTCCTGGATAGCCGATGCCGGAATCTATCAACTCAGCTTGGGAAGTTCTTCCAGGGATATTCGTGCCCAGAGTCTATTTACACTTGGAGAGAGTAAATTGGTTGAAAAAACAAATTATGTGCTTCAACCCAATTATATGGTAAAAGAGTTTAGTATCAAAGATAAAAAGTTAGAAAAATGA
- a CDS encoding trehalase family glycosidase, protein MKRVIRFILIGFLLCWGANSFGQENYYKLYTHNPYVEENQFIETNPDLSTPPVFETIKSNLPSPSWSVRKDVIAAYWKAWEIAFSNLRAVNPASGFTAPYIDAAFNGCVFMWDTSFMSMFGKYGTHAFNFQGSLDNFYAKQKPDGFICREIRSTDGSDCFERFEVSSTGPNIMPWSEWEYFENFNDTVRLRKVFPPLLAYYKWFQINRTWKDGSYYSSGWGCGMDNQPRVPEGYDVQWGNAHMSWIDTNMQQIMSAKILIKMAKKLHREKDVEALEKEVNSLTDFVNSKMWNDKISFYTDLFEDNTLSSTMTIGSYWSLLADVVPPARLERYLSHLTNAKEFNREHRVPSLSASDLQYDPNGGYWKGGVWAPTEYMVLRGLTAIDRDSLAYEIAYNHLNNVVGVFSKTGTFFENYAPEKVQGNDRKNFVGWTGLSPIAVLMEYVFGIRADVPNNRIVWDVRLKDDFGVDNYPFGKEGCVSLHSKARKDSRQRPKIKVNSNVDFTLALKWDGGQQDIAIKASVK, encoded by the coding sequence ATGAAAAGGGTTATCAGATTTATATTAATCGGCTTTTTACTGTGTTGGGGGGCAAATTCTTTCGGGCAGGAGAACTATTACAAGTTGTACACCCACAATCCGTATGTCGAAGAGAATCAGTTTATTGAAACAAACCCCGATCTGTCTACTCCACCGGTATTCGAGACAATAAAGAGTAACTTACCTTCTCCCTCGTGGTCGGTACGTAAAGATGTGATTGCCGCTTATTGGAAAGCCTGGGAGATTGCTTTTTCAAATTTAAGGGCGGTTAATCCTGCCAGTGGCTTTACAGCTCCTTATATTGATGCAGCTTTTAACGGATGTGTGTTTATGTGGGATACCTCTTTTATGAGTATGTTCGGCAAGTACGGTACCCATGCCTTCAATTTCCAAGGCTCACTGGATAACTTCTATGCCAAACAAAAGCCGGATGGTTTCATTTGCCGGGAGATACGCAGCACGGACGGCAGCGATTGCTTTGAACGCTTTGAGGTTTCGAGCACCGGACCTAACATTATGCCTTGGTCGGAGTGGGAGTATTTTGAAAACTTCAACGACACCGTTCGCTTGAGAAAGGTATTTCCCCCCTTATTGGCTTATTATAAATGGTTTCAGATTAATCGTACATGGAAAGACGGAAGTTATTACTCCAGCGGCTGGGGATGCGGCATGGACAATCAGCCCCGCGTGCCCGAAGGATATGATGTGCAGTGGGGAAATGCCCATATGTCGTGGATAGATACTAACATGCAACAGATTATGTCCGCTAAGATTCTTATCAAAATGGCAAAAAAACTCCATCGGGAAAAGGATGTAGAGGCGCTGGAAAAGGAAGTAAATTCGCTGACCGATTTTGTGAATAGCAAAATGTGGAATGATAAGATTTCTTTTTATACGGATCTGTTTGAAGATAACACGTTGTCCTCTACCATGACTATCGGTTCGTATTGGTCGTTATTGGCGGATGTTGTGCCTCCTGCCAGATTAGAGAGATATCTGTCGCACCTGACAAATGCGAAAGAGTTTAACCGGGAACACAGGGTTCCTTCTTTATCGGCCAGCGATCTGCAGTATGATCCGAATGGGGGATACTGGAAAGGTGGTGTATGGGCTCCTACGGAATACATGGTGTTAAGAGGACTGACAGCCATCGATCGGGATAGTCTGGCCTATGAAATAGCCTATAACCACCTCAATAATGTGGTCGGGGTATTTAGCAAAACAGGAACTTTCTTTGAAAACTATGCTCCTGAGAAGGTACAGGGAAATGATAGGAAGAATTTTGTGGGATGGACCGGTCTGTCGCCCATTGCGGTTTTGATGGAATATGTATTCGGAATTCGTGCCGATGTTCCGAATAATCGGATTGTATGGGATGTTCGTTTAAAAGATGATTTTGGAGTGGATAATTACCCTTTCGGGAAAGAAGGTTGTGTTAGTTTGCACAGCAAAGCCCGAAAAGACAGCCGACAAAGGCCTAAGATAAAGGTCAATTCAAATGTGGACTTTACATTGGCTCTGAAATGGGATGGCGGACAGCAGGATATTGCAATAAAAGCGAGTGTGAAATAA